In one window of Ostrinia nubilalis chromosome 21, ilOstNubi1.1, whole genome shotgun sequence DNA:
- the LOC135082225 gene encoding uncharacterized protein LOC135082225 isoform X1: MRAAGRPRQGSLSALGTDRRLPVFASSLLSLISPWDRSRAARLTRSPARCPRPVAPPPPPRRHSDPSAPATDPPTTRVPPHTPHKLELDLRQELLNTNDNIEFDSWLGCNFDQDTEQHHRFEHDIPLQRSVSLDRGVDVFNYLQTIGSDWSGSSIGSTWTVHSFGQGIERYRSVEDVPASQIRVKSRRASSDFDGAFGRSLALSVLRDSYRGIDMGSGSLSPQIKKLKWTYSVTDSFEDFADSKVDDLRTTKDAFLRTKRPYCRSCSVESSKSNASSDFEGYVSSGRQSPQIKKLKKNVSLRNLIQVKRATFDLKSDSEDSEIEAFTPYFKDISIKTRKTKELSDKGLETKNLPTLVKHLKSFSLRKNLAETSEGSESSKLKMNEMSDRKRLLHRSMSIDAEKTNVKSEAECGCMDGHQKRIGMTRHMSFVGVKKMETNLRKEVLIKQNMSYLHSSCEDILARSHKKTRRRSIESNADSGFPSMKHTSKIEVRSNIQLPKKDVTTTKGPPSNQVVSINATDENRFQATGVAKCENINPTNTSNLVEISRICDCRICTEDEREDRKSLIRRMLNKLFMKIISGRDYGRKLTYWDENNNLNESEMYTCIMHILKLMLGLWLRHLDHN; the protein is encoded by the exons ATGAGGGCCGCAGGTCGCCCCCGCCAAGGATCTCTTTCGGCCCTTGGTACTGATCGCCGCTTGCCCG TTTTCGCAAGCTCTTTGTTGAGTCTGATATCACCGTGGGATCGTTCCCGCGCCGCTCGCTTAACTCGTTCGCCAGCAAGATGTCCGCGCCCGGTGGCCCCCCCACCGCCCCCGCGTAGGCACTCCGACCCCTCCGCCCCCGCCACCGACCCCCCCACTACACGCGTGCCCCCTCACACCCCCCACAAACTGGAGCTCGACTTGCGGCAAGAACTACTCAACACAAATGACAACATCGAATTCGATTCCTGGCTCGGATGCAACTTCGATCAAGATACAGAACAACATCACCGCTTCGAACACGACATCCCACTACAAAGGTCAGTGTCCCTAGATAGAGGCGTAGACGTATTCAATTATTTGCAGACCATCGGATCAGACTGGTCGGGCAGCAGTATCGGGTCTACCTGGACAGTCCATTCGTTTGGGCAAGGTATAGAACGGTACAGGAGCGTTGAAGATGTCCCAGCTTCTCAGATTAGAGTGAAAAGCAGGCGTGCATCTTCAGATTTTGACGGCGCGTTCGGACGCAGCCTAGCGTTATCCGTCTTGAGGgacagttataggggcattgaCATGGGCAGTGGGAGTCTGTCGCCGCAGATCAAGAAATTGAAATGGACCTATTCGGTAACCGACTCCTTTGAGGACTTCGCCGATTCGAAAGTCGATGATCTGCGGACTACGAAGGACGCATTCCTTAGAACAAAGAGACCTTATTGCAGGAGCTGTTCGGTGGAATCGAGCAAGTCGAATGCCAGTAGCGATTTTGAGGGCTATGTAAGCAGTGGTAGACAATCACCACagatcaaaaagttaaaaaagaatGTGTCGCTTCGAAATTTAATACAAGTAAAACGAGCCACGTTTGATTTGAAATCAGATAGTGAAGATAGTGAAATAGAGGCGTTTACGCCCTACTTCAAAGATATATCCATAAAGactagaaaaacaaaagaactttCAGATAAAGGGTTAGAGACGAAAAATTTACCGACATTGGTCAAACATTTGAAAAGCTTTTCGTTGCGAAAAAATCTTGCGGAAACAAGTGAAGGATCGGAAAGCTCTAAATTGAAGATGAATGAAATGAGTGATAGAAAGAGATTGCTTCACAGAAGCATGTCAATTGATGCGGAaaagacaaacgtcaaaagtgaGGCAGAATGTGGATGTATGGATGGACATCAAAAGAGGATCGGGATGACGCGCCACATGTCTTTTGTTGGGGTGAAGAAAATGGAAACGAATTTGAGGAAGGAGGTATTGATCAAGCAAAATATGAGCTACCTCCATAGCAGCTGCGAAGATATCCTGGCTAGGAGCCACAAAAAGACACGTCGCAGGTCGATCGAGTCGAATGCGGACTCAGGCTTTCCTTCAATGAAACACACCTCCAAGATTGAAGTCCGTAGTAACATTCAATTACCGAAAAAAGACGTTACTACGACGAAAGGACCGCCATCCAATCAAGTGGTCTCTATAAATGCAACGGATGAAAACCGTTTTCAAGCAACCGGTGTTGCCAAATGTGAAAACATAAATCCTACCAATACTTCCAATTTAGTAGAAATAAGTAGAATTTGTGACTGTCGAATTTGTACGGAGGACGAGAGAGAGGATAGAAAGTCGTTGATTCGTAGGATGTTAAATAAACTCTTTATGAAAATTATCTCTGGCAGAGATTATGGTAGGAAGTTGACATATTGGGATgagaataataatttaaacgAAAGTGAAATGTATACTTGTATTATGCATATACTGAAGTTGATGCTTGGTCTTTGGTTGAGGCATTTAGATCACAATTAA